A segment of the Aureimonas sp. SA4125 genome:
ATACCTTGCGATGGGACCCGGATACCGACAGCGCGGCGAGCGCCGGACACCGTGAACTCCACCCGGCATACCCAGTCGGTTCTTTCGACGCGCTCCTATAGCGCCATTCCGAAGGCGCACGCAAGTTGGCTGAGATGCCGTTGGGCCTGAACGTGCAACGGGACCCCCGGCGCTAGAAACCGCGGAAGCAGGGCAGGGTCGATCGCGGACCGGGCTGTAAGACGATACCGCAGGGGCACGCTGTCATCCACTCTTTGACCTCGGCTTCGAGCCGTCATAGAGACGGTCGCGACGCTGAGACGGGAAGCACTGGCTGCGAGGCTTACATTGACGCACAGAGTTGAGGCGCTCACGGGGCTGCGTTTCGTCGCCGCAATTTTCGTCCTTCTTGCCCACGCTTATCCCGCGGTGCAGTTCCAGGCCAACCATGCCATCGTCTACGCTCTTCATGGTCTCGCTGGAACCGGAATGGTGCTCTTCTTTACGCTCAGCGGCTATGTCATCTCAGCCAACTACTCTGCGCAGTTTCGAACGAGGCCGTGGCGCAAGGCCACCTGGAATTTTGCCGTTGCGCGCGTGGCGAGGCTCTATCCGGCATACGCCGCCGTGTTCGTTCTGGCTTTGCTGCTGGCGGCCGAGAAAGCGGAGATCGACTGGCCGAACCTGCCGTTCTTCATACCCATGTCCCAGGCATGGTTGCCGACGGCCAACGGCAGATTTCCGATTTATGCGTTGCCCGGCTACGCCCACAGCTGGTCCCTGAGCGTCGAACTCGCACTCTACGCCGTCTTTCCGCTGGCGGTTCTCGCCACGCGCTTCGTGCGCACGCGCGGTGCCTTCCTGCTCGTATGCCTGGCCGTTGTCACGTTGGGGGCGGCCGCCAATCTGCAGCTATCTTCAGTCTGCGGCGGATGGCAGGTGGCGCTCGGCGCGGACGCGTGCGACTGGCTGATCTATCGATCGCCCATCACGCATTTCTTCGAATTCTTTGCCGGAATGTGCACGGCAAGCGCCATCGGCTATCTCGCGCCGCAGAAGCCAAGCGTGTTCGAGCGACGCGTCGGCATGCTCGTCGGGCTTGCGGCGATCGCGATCGGCGGATTTGCCACTTACCTCATGGCCTTGTCCGCCGTCGAGCGTAACGTCCTGCTGCAAGGCTGGTCGCAGTCGCTCCTTCTTCTGGCGGTGCCGCTGCTGCTGTTCGTCGTGGCACGCTATGACGGCCGGATGCGGACGTTCATGGAGACGCGGTTCATGATCTGGGGGGGCGAGATCAGCTACTCGCTGTACCTCCTCCACCCGATCATCATCGAGGCTTTCGTCAAGCCGCCGCGTCTGGGGATCTCCGTGCTCGACTTTCTCTACTGGCTCACGATCATGGCGGCCATTTTCGCCACCTGTCTCCTGGCCGCCTCCGCCTCCTACCAGATCGTGGAAATGCCCGGCCGCAGGCTGTTGCGTCGCCTGATGCGCGAGTAGGACGTAGGCGTATCAGGGATATAACGCTGACGAGCAGCGCCGGCCGGCCGCAGCGACGGCCGCATTGCACTGCAACATGCCGCATGCGCTGCATTCAGACATTCATGTCCCTCAGCTTGTTTTCTGCGCCTTCGGCCTTTGTGCAGCGCACCCCGCAGTGACGCTGGATATCGCTTAACGTTCTGCCTAAGGGTAGAAAGCCGCCAGCACCTCGTGACTTGGAGTTTCCGCATGGGTTTTTCCCGATCGCCGTTGAAGCAATGCTTCAGGAACATCTATATCGGCCCCTGACCGGACGCGTTCTGATGATCGGCCGGCAGAACACGGGTCTTACCGAAGAGGCCGTGAAGGCGCTGCTCAAACGGTACGGTATCGCCCAACGCGACATCGAATTCGAAGTCGATGCCTCGACCGTCCACAAGGTCGCGGCGGGTCCCGGCCCTTTCGTCATGGATCGCAGTTTCATTAATGCGTTCGCGGACTGCACGGTCGAAGCGATCGACGTCTCGCCCTATGAGAGGGCCGAGATCGTACACGATCTGTCGCAGCCCATTCCCGATACGCTGACGCGCCAATTCGACTTCATCTATGACGGGTCAAGTCTTGACAATATCTTCGATACGACGGCGGCGATCAAGAATTACGACCGGCTTCTCAAGCCGGGCGGTCGAATGATCCTGATGAATTGGAGCAATTCTCTGGCGAACGCCTATAGCATGCTGACGCCTGACTGGTTCATGGACTTCTTTTCATTCAATGAATACCGAGACGCGAAGGTCTATGTTGTCCAGATGGAGCCGCCGCATCTTTCGTTCTGGCATTACGACCCTTATGTCGTCCAGCACGGCCAGACCGGCTATCAGATCTCGTCGATCACCAGCAAGGAAATGCGCGCGACGATCTGCGTCGCCGAAAAGGGCGAGAACGACGCCAAGAATGCCAGTCCGGTCCAGCAGCATTACCGCGGGGACGACCGGGATATGTATCTGGCAAGCGCCAAGCGCTTCCATGAGTCACCCCGGCCGATAATGCAGTTGCAGCATTGGGGCAAGACGACAGCCAAACCCAATATCAGCAACCGAAATGCCGTGTATCTTATTGCCGATAGCAATACTGGGAAGTACTAGCACTACTTTGGCAGGTTGGAGGAACCGAGTGGCATCATCGTTGATTCGGATGTCATGATGGGCTGACCGGAATGACGCGCGATGACGGTGGACGATGGCTGGCGAAGCGATTTGGAGCGGTGGCTCGAACCGTTTTTGGCGGGGCTGTCGCATCCCTCTCGGCGCAGGATGTGTCCGCAATACATCGCTGGCTTGATCGGCCCCGGTGACCGCAAGAGCGTGCAGCCGATGGCTGCTCGTGCGGGTGAAGCCGGCTATGACCAGCTTCACCATTTCGTTGCGGCAGGGATATGGGACAGCGCACCGCTCGAGTCGGCGCTGCTGAACGAGGCCGACCGGCTGGTGGGTGGTGCCTGTGCCTTCCTCGTCATTGACGACACGGCGATGCCGAAGAAGGGCTATCATTCGGTCGGCGTCGCGCCCCAATATGCCTCGTCACTGGGTAAGAATGCGAACTGTCAGACGTTGGTGTCGGTGACGCTGGCGTCGCGTGAAGTGCCGGTGATGGTTGGCCTGCGCCTATTCCTGCCTGAGAGCTGGACCGGCGATCCGGAGCGCATGACGCGGGCGAAGGTGCCCGTCGAGAGGCAGGTCGTCCTGACCAAGCCGGAGATCGCTATCGAGGAAATCGACAGGGTAAGGGCCGCCGGTGTGCGCTTCGGCTGCGTGTTGGCTGATGCCGGCTACGGCATGAGCGCGCCGTTCCGCCAGGCGCTGAGCGAGCGCGGCCTATCCTGGGCGGTCGGCATACCCGGCCGTCAGAAGGTGTATCCAGCTGACGTCGCGATGATCTTCCCAATCTCGGGACATGGCCGGCCTCGGCAGCACCACATCCCCGATGCGAAGTCCGTCGCCGCCGAGAAGCTGCTGGCCGGGCAGCAATGGAAAAGGGTCAGTTGGCGGCGCGGCACGAAAGGGCGGCTGGCGGCGCGTTTCGCAGCTTTGCGAGTGCGCGTGGCCGACGGTCCGACCCAGCGGATCCGCGACATGGGCAACCAGCATCTGCCGGGCGAAGAAGTTTGGCTGGTCGGTGAGCATCGCTCGACCGGCGAACGCAAATACTACCTCTCGAACTTGCCAGCCGACGCGACGATCAAAACGCTTGCGGGAGCTATCAAGGCGCGGTGGATCTGTGAGCAGGCACATCAGCAGCTCAAAGAGGAGCTCGGCCTCGACCACTTCGAAGGGCGATCATGGACCGGACTGCACCGACACGCGCTGATGACGATGATCGCCTACGCCTTCCTCCAGTCCCGCCGCCTCACCGCAGCGGGACGGAAAAAAAAGAGTCTCGGGTCCGCCGCCGCAACCGAGCATGCCCGCTGTCCGACAGGCGATCCTCAACGTCTTCGCAAGACCGCCGCCGGCACGTTGCCCTCATTGCAATGAACCGCTCGCTTCGCCTTCGACAATCAACCTGCCAAAGTAGTGCTAGGCAGTGTGGACAAAGTGTCTGATCCACAATCGGATGGATGCCACGAGAACGAAGCCGAGAAAGCTGTCTGCGGTCTTGTCGTATCGCGTGGCCAGCCGCCGACTGTGTTTCAGCTTTGAGAAGCAGCGCTCGACGAGGTTTCTCAGGCCGTAAATGTATCCGTCAATGACGGGTTGGACCTTGCGGTTTCGCTTTGCGGGGATGACCGCGGCAACGCCTCTGGCCTTGAGGTCGGCAAGGATGAAGTCGGCGTCGTATCCCTTGTCGGCGAGCAGGACACAGGGCTTGGGACCGGGCTGGTCCATGACCGGCGCATAGCCTTTCATATCGGAGACCTGACCGCCGCTCAGCGTGATAGCGACAGGGAGGCCTCGAGCATTGCTGCGGAGATGGATCTTGGTCGAGAAGCCACCACGAGAGCGGCCAAGACTTTGGTCCTGATCCCTTTTTTTAGCGCGCCGGCGGCGTGCTGATGGGCGCGGATAATGGTAGAATCGATCATTTGAACGCTGTCATGACCCGTGCCGATCTCATTCAGCGCCTCCAGTATCACGTCCCAGAGCCCCGCCTGCGTCCAGCGCCGGAACTGGCGATAGACGGAGTTCCAGGCTCCGAAATCGCTGTGTAGATC
Coding sequences within it:
- a CDS encoding acyltransferase, with amino-acid sequence MTHRVEALTGLRFVAAIFVLLAHAYPAVQFQANHAIVYALHGLAGTGMVLFFTLSGYVISANYSAQFRTRPWRKATWNFAVARVARLYPAYAAVFVLALLLAAEKAEIDWPNLPFFIPMSQAWLPTANGRFPIYALPGYAHSWSLSVELALYAVFPLAVLATRFVRTRGAFLLVCLAVVTLGAAANLQLSSVCGGWQVALGADACDWLIYRSPITHFFEFFAGMCTASAIGYLAPQKPSVFERRVGMLVGLAAIAIGGFATYLMALSAVERNVLLQGWSQSLLLLAVPLLLFVVARYDGRMRTFMETRFMIWGGEISYSLYLLHPIIIEAFVKPPRLGISVLDFLYWLTIMAAIFATCLLAASASYQIVEMPGRRLLRRLMRE
- a CDS encoding IS701 family transposase, which encodes MTVDDGWRSDLERWLEPFLAGLSHPSRRRMCPQYIAGLIGPGDRKSVQPMAARAGEAGYDQLHHFVAAGIWDSAPLESALLNEADRLVGGACAFLVIDDTAMPKKGYHSVGVAPQYASSLGKNANCQTLVSVTLASREVPVMVGLRLFLPESWTGDPERMTRAKVPVERQVVLTKPEIAIEEIDRVRAAGVRFGCVLADAGYGMSAPFRQALSERGLSWAVGIPGRQKVYPADVAMIFPISGHGRPRQHHIPDAKSVAAEKLLAGQQWKRVSWRRGTKGRLAARFAALRVRVADGPTQRIRDMGNQHLPGEEVWLVGEHRSTGERKYYLSNLPADATIKTLAGAIKARWICEQAHQQLKEELGLDHFEGRSWTGLHRHALMTMIAYAFLQSRRLTAAGRKKKSLGSAAATEHARCPTGDPQRLRKTAAGTLPSLQ
- a CDS encoding class I SAM-dependent methyltransferase, with translation MIGRQNTGLTEEAVKALLKRYGIAQRDIEFEVDASTVHKVAAGPGPFVMDRSFINAFADCTVEAIDVSPYERAEIVHDLSQPIPDTLTRQFDFIYDGSSLDNIFDTTAAIKNYDRLLKPGGRMILMNWSNSLANAYSMLTPDWFMDFFSFNEYRDAKVYVVQMEPPHLSFWHYDPYVVQHGQTGYQISSITSKEMRATICVAEKGENDAKNASPVQQHYRGDDRDMYLASAKRFHESPRPIMQLQHWGKTTAKPNISNRNAVYLIADSNTGKY